Within Spinacia oleracea cultivar Varoflay chromosome 4, BTI_SOV_V1, whole genome shotgun sequence, the genomic segment tattttcaattttaataaatcgaatttaaaatttcggggtattacactagATGATTGACTAATCTTAACTAACAAAAATAGATTTTTGGTGGACGGATATAAGGATAACATTTACCCACCTTGGTGATGGGGCGAGTTTGAATTGATCGGATTTGAGAACGCTCACGCaatcctaattatgtatgtcacttttaaatatatttttcaatattatagatagctaatacaatcattttgatacttcgtaataaacttTTGTCagtatatttaaaatttagttgaaaggaaaattGGATTATTGGCGATGGAGGAAAGATTATTGGGCGATGGGGTTAAAAAAATGTATTCGCCGGCCTCGGGTGAAGAGGCGATGATGAATTTCAGATTGGCCCCGCACGAGTCACTAATCCTTCCTCTAATTGAGGATtatgaatatataaaaaaagcaCTATTGaattacatattataatgttttgtttatttactcaataacTCTAATTAGACAAATGAAATTTCAAAGGctttatataatagagttttaaaattcaaaactctcttaccaaaaaaggaaagtcGAGTCTAGGGGTGGATGTGGATACACGGGAAGGGATCGAGGTGATGAAGaggggatgaattttattttgtacctctcgACATGGGGGTTGGGAGGGGTTGGTATTGTTCCTATAGTAGATGGAGGGAATGAAGATGAGAATTGTAGGCGGGTGCGGGTGTATAGGCCCTTCCCCTCTCAAAGTCATATCTAACTCAATAAAGTAAATGGTCTAGATAGGTGTTAAGTGATCGGGTCATGAGGTTGACGAGGCGACTATGCGAGTATTAAGTGGGTATTATTATCGAAGTGAAGGGCGAGTGACATAATTTTATGCTTGACACAAGTGatgaatgagaatgaaaattATTTTATCTATGCacccttatttttttaaaattgttcgaatgagcaataacaaatttatccttcattattattttttatttggagaaTATCTATAAACTCCATTTTGATGATAATTATCTATCATATTTCATAcgaatttatatttagattataaatcgtgcatcgtacgggtactatactagttaaaCAACTAAACTAAAGCCTTTAAATAACAAAATCAGAAGATGTATCAATAAGAAGTCCACTAAAAGTTCAAAGGCAGGGTCAAGATTAAGCTTCGAGCTTGTCTCTCTATCATTTTTCGTGGGTGTTTATTTCCCCTGCTTTTACACTGAGGACAACCTTATGTCCTGTCCTTACTATACTACAAGTTCTTCATTAACTTTATCATATAGTTTTGTCATTCATTAACCAACTTATTCCACTccttaataatattattttcacaattaaaattatCGTAAAGTCCTCCTCGAGGTAGGACCATCAGTTAATTTATGATGTGCAAGAATTTAGCCAAGGTTACTACCAAATCTACCACTTCTAACTACAACTTCTTGTCTTATCAGTTGTCACtctttctttctcctcttcCCTCAATAATTCTTCCCACTACCTTAGTTTATATATACCCTTTTCGTCACCAATAAGTTATTGTCTCATCAAAATAAATCATataaattaaatcaattagaGTAAAGACTATTTATAGAAGGGCATAAAGTGTTTTGTTACTATAAATAGGACAAAGTAATTAAGCAAGAGTAGTGGAATTAGAACGATACAAACAAGACTAGAATAACTCTTGAGCAGAAGAATTAAGAGACATAATGGGAGTTCAAGGAATTTTGGAGTATTTCTCAGATTTGATAAGGAGTGCtaagaaaggaaagaaaaggaagCAATTAAACACGATTAATCTCAAGATTACAAGAATTGATTGTGAGGGTTGTGCTATGAAAATCAAGAAAGCGCTCTCTGGACTCAAAGGTACTTTATTTTCTTCTTATTGAAATTAATTATCCATTAACAACATGTATGTAAACTTTCCCCTAAAAAAAGCATGCGTGTAAACTTAATTTTATAAGTTTACTTGTCATATCTTTGAGCTAATTTGTGcattttattttgatttccaAAATTTTATGTGTTGTTTGAAAAAAGAAACACTTAATGTTCATTATTTCATGCAACTTAATTAACTAGACTATCataaaattttctttttttaaataatCACTTCTCAAAAATGATTATGTTGTCATCATATCCTAGAAAGAACAAGTATATAGGCGCTTTGTTATTTAGCAAGTAGTACTTGGTGTAGTTAGTAGGGTTTCTTATGGTCCCACCAGCTATGTTCTTGGGGTACGCGGAAATTCTTTATCCACCCCTCCAAATCCCAAAAGTATTATAACTTGTGTAGCTGAGCTAGTTTAACCGTGAGATGTTAGGTCTATAAGGGTTACTTTTCTTAACACAAAAATAGGATACTCCAAGCTAACAAGAATTAAGTTGCTGCAAATAGCTTTAAAACTAATTATTTGGGGTTattaataaataagtaaaaatgATGTGGAAGCAGGGGTGAAATCAGTGAATGTGGATATGAAACAACAGAAGGTGACAGTGACAGGATTTGTGGAAGCAAAGAAAGTGTTGGAAGCAGCAAAATCAACAAAGAAGAAGGTTGAGTTATGGCCATATGTCCCTTACACTATGGTTGCACACCCTTATATTGCTGGTGCTTATGACAAAAAAGCCCCTCCTAATTTTGTAAGGAAAGTTGATGATTCTATGACTCCTTTGGAACAACAATATACACACATGTTTAGTGATGAAAATCCTGATGCTTGCTCTATTAtgtaatcttttttttttttaatatcacaTTTGTACGTAGTTTATGCAATGtgcatgtttgttttgtatAAATTTGTGCTATTGTATTTGTAGATACGTGTAAGAGAGTAGGGAATATCAAATATGTTGGCTCGCTTCTAATTTTAAGGCATCCGATTTTTGTTCTGATTTTTTTGGTTATTCCCCTTGAACGGATAATATGTTTAAATGTAATTTCTAAGTAGTTCTTAtctttcatttaaaaaagaaattattttataacaTCGCTCATTTGCaaatttgtatatatatatatatatatatattgccaCTGTTTTGGACGGAGTGTTAGTAGAACATCCATCTTACACCCGAAAACTTTAGGTGCAGTCGAAGGTGTTTTTTCTCTCATTTGATCAAATGAAGAAAAATAAGGGGAAAAGATACTCTAGGGTACAACCAGGTAAAGGAGGATGGACAGCTTTAGGTACCAAAATATAGGTATGCATGTAGTTTATGTGTTTGACATACCTGCATAGACCTTGAATAATTGGTCCTTAATCCCATCCCTATTTTCAAATTTAGCATATTAATTGCCTTTTCCCACCATAAATTATACGAGAAATACTTCTTGTGAATTgtcaaaagaaagaaaggaaacaaGGAATTCAACTATGCACCAAGGTATATCTAGAGTTGGATGCACCCAAAGTATATTGTTATtgattttgataaattttatttctttgatAAGTTTTGCTCATTTAATTTGAAGATTGTCCTAATTATATCTAGAGTTGGATGCACCAAGGTATATCTAGAGTTGGATGCACCCTAGGAGTGGTGGGCCGTTTGTGGACTGAGAGGAATATTAACGCGAATGCCCTAATCGCAACAATGCGAAGAATCTGGAACCCTAAACATGGCTTTGAAGCAAATTGTATTGAGAAGAACACCTTCTTTTTCCAGTTTCATCACTGGAAGGATAAGGAACAAGTGATGGAGGCTCAACCATGGCACTTTGAACGTCATACCCTAGCCCTAAGCGATGTCAATGGGGAGGTAAAACCATCTGAACTACCTCTCCACAACACCCCGTTTTGGGTCAGAATATATGATCTCCCTCTGGTAGGACGTACCAATGATGCGAACGCCAGGGTAATTGGGAACAAGGTAGGGTCTTTTATCAAGGCAGATAAGTCTGATGTTATAGGGATAAACAAATCTCTTAGAGTTCGCTCGATGATTGACCTACGTAAACCCTTGAAGAAGGAAGTCACGCTGAAAATGAGAGGTGGTGAAACAGAGAGCTTCCCTGTGAAATATGAGAAATTGCCACTTTTTTGTTACGTATGTGGCAAACTGGGACATGGCGAGAAAGATTGTGAGGAGGCAATGAACGTGACAAACCCCAAAAGACTGTACAGTGACAAACTGCGGGCATCCCCTTGGCAAGTTAACAAAGGAGACCATGGAGAAGAGGTAGAGGAGAATATCACATGCGCACGCAAACTGTTtgtaacaaagaaaaaacagcTCGCGAGGAGGGATGGAAAAGGTGAGGAAGAAGTGCGTGAAGTGGTGCAGCAACTGGCGGGAGTAACACTCTCCTTGGGTGGTAGGGCTACAGTGGTGGAAGACAAGAATGAGGGGAGGGAAAGACATGAATCACAGAATGCAAACCATACAAAGCCATCAGAGAACCCCCGAGCAGAACAAGGGGAGTGTCAGGTAGCCTTTGTGATAGGCAGCAGCACAAAAGGAGAGCGCAAGCTAAGGAAGGTGAACAAAGTGTGTAGAAGGAGGGGGGAGAAGGGTGAGGATAGTATGGTGTGCGGGAAACGGAAGGATCAAATGGAGATTGATGGAGAGGAGATTGAGGAGGGGAGTGAGGGAGTGAAAAAATCAAGGGCTTTAATTTTCTCAGAGGACACCACGTCCTTGTGCAAAGTAGCGGAGGTTGCAAGCCAACCCCGCGAATATCAATGATTGGCCTTTCATGGAACTGTCGGGGGTTGGGGAGCCCTCGGGCAGAAAATGCACTCAAGGGtgtattaaaaatcgaaaatcctCATTTCGTCTTCCTCTCGGAGACGAAATTAAAAGGTAAGGAGTGGGAGAGTTTGAGAAGAAAGATTAGATTAAAGAATTTTGTGGGGGTTGACTGTGAGGGAGATGGAAGGCAGCGTCGGGGTGGGTTAGCTATGTTCTGGGATGAGGAGTTTGACCTCACTCTCCAATCATCCTCGTTACATCACATGGACTTTATGGTAACTATGGCTGGGGGTGTTGTTTGGAGACTTACAGGTATATACGGACACCCGGAGGAGGAACACAAGGAGGAAACGTGGAGTTTGTTGGAGGGTCTGGGAGAGGAAAACACGCTGCCTTGGCTGTGTGTGGGAGATTACAATAGTATCCTATGTCACAGTGAGAAGATTGGGGGTAATCCAAAGAATCAGGCCGAAATTGATAAGTTCAGGGAAGTTGTTAGCAAGTGCAAGCTCTTGGACTTGTACTATGAAGGCTATCCTTTTACGTGGAGTAACAATCGGGGAGGTGCTGACAATGTCCAAGAACGTTTGGACCGAGCGTTGATGACAGAAGAATGGTTCGGCTTATTCCCATGCTCAAAGATAGAACATCTCCCAAAAAGAAAGTCGGATCACCTCCCTCTAAAGATACACATTCAAAGACAGCTCCTTGTTAGTACGAGAAAAAGAAGGAGAAGAAAAAGCTTTAAATTCGAGAAGGAGTGGCTGAGGGATGACCGTTGTGCCGAGATAGTGGAGGAAGTGTGGGTGGCTGGTGGGGGAGGGGACGTAAAACAGAAGATTGCGGAGTGTGCAAGTAGACTGAGAACGTGGAGCTGTTCTCGGTCTATTGAGTTCAGAAAAGAGATTGAAAGCCGTAGGAGAAAGGTGAAGGAGCTAATGGTCGCATACCCATCTAGTGAAGTGTTGGAGAGTATTCGTATGTTGGATAAGGAAATTGACGAGCTAGAACACCGTGAAGAGGTTTTTTGGGCACAAAGGAGTAGACAAGATTGGTTGAAAGAA encodes:
- the LOC110802872 gene encoding heavy metal-associated isoprenylated plant protein 24, with protein sequence MGVQGILEYFSDLIRSAKKGKKRKQLNTINLKITRIDCEGCAMKIKKALSGLKGVKSVNVDMKQQKVTVTGFVEAKKVLEAAKSTKKKVELWPYVPYTMVAHPYIAGAYDKKAPPNFVRKVDDSMTPLEQQYTHMFSDENPDACSIM
- the LOC110802866 gene encoding uncharacterized protein, which codes for MRRIWNPKHGFEANCIEKNTFFFQFHHWKDKEQVMEAQPWHFERHTLALSDVNGEVKPSELPLHNTPFWVRIYDLPLVGRTNDANARVIGNKVGSFIKADKSDVIGINKSLRVRSMIDLRKPLKKEVTLKMRGGETESFPVKYEKLPLFCYVCGKLGHGEKDCEEAMNVTNPKRLYSDKLRASPWQVNKGDHGEEVEENITCARKLFVTKKKQLARRDGKGEEEVREVVQQLAGVTLSLGGRATVVEDKNEGRERHESQNANHTKPSENPRAEQGECQVAFVIGSSTKGERKLRKVNKVCRRRGEKGEDSMVCGKRKDQMEIDGEEIEEGSEGVKKSRALIFSEDTTSLCKVAEVASQPREYQ